From the genome of Chelmon rostratus isolate fCheRos1 chromosome 1, fCheRos1.pri, whole genome shotgun sequence, one region includes:
- the lipca gene encoding hepatic triacylglycerol lipase, with protein MSGVKLLCYLLLTYHLSEAKKIKGNRPADREQRGVLNAAEQHVSSSIFRLFSGGEDNCALDPLQLHTLTSCGFNSSNPLIIITHGWSVDGMMESWVLMLATALKTNLIDVNVVITDWLSLAHQHYPTAVQSTRTVGKDIAHLLQSLQVHYQYPVRKVHLIGYSLGAHISGFAGSYLEGSEKIGRITGLDPAGPLFEGMSHTDRLSPDDAEFVDAIHTFTHERMGLSVGIKQAVAHYDFYPNGGDFQPGCDLQNIYEHIAQYGLLGFEQTVKCAHERSVHLFIDSLLNKDKQSVAYRCSDKSAFEKGICLGCRKNRCNTLGYNIRKVHSGNSKRLYLKTRSRMPYKLYHYQFRIQFVNQMERIKPSLTISLSGTKEESGDLPITVTETILGNKTFTFLITLDKDLGDLMMLRLHWEGSAMWTNVWNRVQTIIPWGGRERKPLLTVGKLSVKAGETQERTSFCAMTDDGQQVEVWQDKVFVRCIEDKPRQQRRKHNRLV; from the exons ATGTCAGGGGTCAAACTCCTGTGCTATTTGCTGCTAACGTATCACCTCAGTGAGGCGAAGAAAATCAAGGGAAACAGACCAG CGGACAGAGAACAGAGGGGAGTCCTGAacgcagcagagcagcatgttagcagctcaATCTTCAGGCTGTTTTCAGGAGGCGAGGACAACTGTGCACTGGaccctctgcagctgcacactcTCACCTCCTGTGGCTTCAACAGCAGTAAtcccctcatcatcatcactcacGGGTGGTCG GTGGATGGTATGATGGAGAGCTGGGTGCTCATGTTAGCCACAGCCCTGAAGACGAACCTAATAGATGTCAACGTGGTGATTACGGACTGGCTGTCCCTGGCTCACCAGCACTATCCCACAGCAGTACAGAGCACCCGCACTGTTGGAAAAGACATAGCTCACCTGCTGCAGTCACTACAG GTTCACTACCAGTACCCAGTTAGAAAGGTTCATTTGATTGGCTATAGCCTCGGCGCTCACATCTCTGGATTTGCTGGAAGCTATCTGGAGGGTTCGGAGAAGATTGGAAGAATTACTG GTCTGGATCCAGCGGGGCCACTGTTTGAAGGCATGTCTCACACAGACAGGCTGTCTCCTGATGACGCTGAATTTGTGGATGCCATCCACACCTTTACCCATGAACGTATGGGCCTCAGTGTAGGCATCAAGCAAGCTGTGGCACATTATGACTTTTACCCCAACGGAGGAGACTTCCAACCAGGATGTGATCTGCAAAACATTTACGAGCACATAGCCCAGTACGGGCTTCTGG GTTTCGAACAGACGGTGAAATGTGCTCATGAGCGGTCCGTCCATCTATTTATCGACTCTCTGCTGAATAAAGACAAGCAGAGCGTGGCCTACAGGTGCAGCGACAAAAGCGCTTTTGAGAAAGGCATCTGTCTCGGCTGTCGGAAGAATCGCTGCAACACGCTGGGCTACAATATCAGAAAGGTGCACAGCGGCAACAGCAAGAGGCTCTACCTGAAAACACGCTCTCGGATGCCTTACAAAC tctatCATTACCAGTTCAGGATCCAGTTTGTCAACCAGATGGAGAGGATCAAGCCTTCTCTCACCATCTCCCTCTCTGGAACAAAGGAGGAGAGTGGCGACCTCCCCATCACTGT CACTGAGACGATTTTGGGTAATAAAACCTTCACCTTCCTGATCACCCTGGACAAAGACTTAGGGGATCTGATGATGCTCAGATTGCACTGGGAAGGATCGGCCATGTGGACGAACGTGTGGAACCGGGTGCAGACCATCATTCCCTGGGGCGGCCGGGAGAGGAAGCCGCTGCTGACTGTGGGCAAGCTCAGTGTCAAAGCAGGCGAGACGCAGGAGAG GACGTCTTTTTGTGCCATGACAGACGATGGACAACAAGTTGAAGTGTGGCAAGACAAAGTGTTTGTGCGCTGTATAGAAGACAAACCAAGACAGCAGAGAAGGAAGCACAACAGGCTTGTGTGA
- the aqp9b gene encoding aquaporin-9b, whose product MENESKRKMRERFGLRRDIFREFLAEFLGIFVLILFGCGSVAQTVLSKGALGEPLTIHVGFTLGVMMAVYMAGGVSGAHVNPAVSLAMVILGKLPLKKFPVYVVAQFLGAFAGSCAVYGLYYDALMEYTNGEFAVTGANATANIFASYPAKHLSVLNGFVDQVIATGALILCILAITDRKNIGAPKGIEPLCIGLIIMAIGVSMGLNCGYPINPARDLGPRFFTAVAGWGMDVFRAGGCWWWIPVAGPMVGGAVGAGVYFLFIELHHPEPEKQEENNVQDKYEMVTMS is encoded by the exons atggaaaatgagagcaagaggaagatgagggagaGATTTGGCCTGAGGCGGGACATCTTTAGAGAGTTCCTGGCGGAATTTCTGGGGATATTTGTCCTGATA CTCTTTGGATGTGGTTCAGTGGCCCAGACGGTGCTGAGTAAAGGGGCTCTCGGGGAGCCCTTGACCATCCACGTTGGTTTCACTCTGGGAGTCATGATGGCTGTTTACATGGCAGGGGGAGTGTCAG GAGCCCACGTGAACCCTGCAGTCTCTCTGGCCATGGTAATCCTGGGGAAGCTGCCTCTGAAGAAGTTCCCCGTCTATGTGGTAGCACAGTTCCTGGGGGCTTTTGCTGGATCCTGTGCTGTCTATGGGTTGTATTATG ATGCTTTGATGGAATATACCAACGGAGAATTTGCTGTTACTGGTGCAAATGCTACAGCCAACATATTCGCATCTTATCCTGCAAAACATCTCTCAGTCCTAAATGGGTTTGTTGATCAG GTAATTGCGACCGGTGCTCTGATCCTGTGCATCCTGGCCATCACCGACAGGAAGAATATCGGTGCTCCCAAAGGCATTGAGCCTCTGTGCATCGGCCTGATCATCATGGCCATCGGAGTGTCCATGGGTCTGAACTGCGGCTATCCCATCAACCCAGCACGAGACCTCGGCCCACGGTTCTTCACGGCTGTGGCTGGGTGGGGCATGGACGTATTCAG agctggaggctgctggtggtggatCCCCGTGGCAGGGCCCATGGTGGGCGGAGCAGTGGGAGCAGGTGTTTACTTTCTCTTCATTGAGTTGCACCACCCCGAGCctgaaaaacaggaggagaacAATGTTCAGGACAAATATGAAATGGTAACGATGAGTTAA